The following proteins come from a genomic window of Shewanella halifaxensis HAW-EB4:
- a CDS encoding linear amide C-N hydrolase produces the protein MCTRIFNSLNPEFPMTGRNFDWFSPLTTYLYRIPNSKEVRSGNLKQQAHPVELSNHDVFTWQAKYASIASLVGNDQLGLGSIDGINSQGLAVNGLEDLFAYFEDNDKVIDDGNIKPIALLKAIEKDRNAFLDQLKIPEGAQLLGSLRWVQFTLDCFDTVKAATSYFSQNPDQLYIYSDDVPDGLDTTTKAKLHLTLSDRTGDSAIIELRDGKFNVHENRDYNVATVNPGYDVQLALLKPWQKKWQQEVNIQDSLAGFTLFDLPGGPVSQQRFARAAYYYEFSEPASNRQNALAQTRALMAATATPLCYNSMKHSTVKGQSSNTLWCSVSEHGALRYHLINTYSMAPVWVSFDNPSNSCERLLILKRDPNGEAISSELMGDVQQQLHPCDNPFM, from the coding sequence ATGTGCACAAGAATTTTTAACAGCTTGAACCCTGAATTCCCCATGACCGGCAGAAACTTTGACTGGTTTAGCCCATTAACCACCTACCTATATAGAATTCCCAATAGCAAAGAGGTGCGCTCAGGTAACTTAAAACAACAAGCACACCCAGTCGAATTATCAAACCATGATGTTTTCACTTGGCAGGCAAAGTATGCCAGTATAGCTTCCCTAGTGGGAAATGATCAGCTTGGATTAGGCAGCATTGATGGCATTAATAGCCAAGGACTCGCTGTTAATGGTCTTGAAGATCTATTTGCTTACTTTGAAGATAATGACAAGGTCATTGATGATGGAAATATAAAGCCCATCGCTCTATTAAAAGCCATAGAGAAAGATCGCAACGCATTTCTTGATCAACTTAAAATACCTGAAGGTGCGCAGCTACTTGGCTCTCTTCGTTGGGTCCAATTCACGTTAGATTGTTTTGATACTGTAAAGGCTGCAACCAGCTACTTCAGTCAAAATCCAGATCAGCTATACATCTATAGTGATGATGTTCCTGACGGGTTAGACACCACCACAAAGGCTAAGCTGCACCTGACTCTCTCAGACAGAACAGGCGACTCAGCCATTATTGAACTGAGAGATGGCAAATTTAACGTACACGAAAATCGTGACTACAATGTAGCAACGGTTAACCCGGGTTATGATGTTCAGCTCGCACTCTTAAAGCCATGGCAGAAGAAATGGCAACAAGAGGTTAATATACAAGACAGCCTCGCAGGTTTTACCCTCTTTGATCTGCCTGGCGGCCCGGTGTCGCAACAACGCTTTGCCCGCGCAGCTTATTACTATGAGTTTTCTGAGCCTGCCAGCAACCGCCAGAATGCCTTAGCTCAAACAAGAGCACTTATGGCCGCTACCGCAACGCCGCTCTGTTACAACTCAATGAAACACTCTACCGTTAAGGGGCAGTCCTCCAATACCCTATGGTGCAGTGTCAGCGAGCATGGCGCTTTGCGCTATCACCTAATAAACACCTATAGCATGGCACCTGTATGGGTGAGCTTTGATAACCCAAGCAACAGCTGTGAGCGTCTCCTCATCCTCAAAAGAGACCCAAATGGAGAAGCGATATCCAGCGAACTCATGGGAGATGTACAACAACAGCTACACCCCTGCGACAACCCTTTCATGTAG
- a CDS encoding GGDEF domain-containing protein: MDGSGLDLTNKIRSKVLASLSFALLIAAISFAIFNIVYHQAYAFAALELIFAAFSFDVFWNNSRKNNYSVNKLYFYLLFLAFLIVFGTYSFPLIDALFVWAFSFPIISYLLLGKRLAFRVSLFVFISIGLILFYKLTFLREFDIEPVMINFLFCYTCIWTVSHYYELSRASAHDSLIKLAHSDSLTKTNNRLAFSEGFNDHQGEYLLLLDLDHFKSINDTYGHDIGDLVLVSVANCFKTLIDESQVFRIGGEEFCIWLGTSDLEGALEHSEKIRRSVAQQSIECDEQKISITVSGGLAQHQPQMLQSELLKMADNRLYCAKSHGRNLIVHKDEMEVSNLVLVN; the protein is encoded by the coding sequence ATGGATGGCAGCGGGTTAGATCTAACGAATAAAATAAGATCAAAAGTGCTCGCATCATTAAGTTTTGCGCTCCTTATTGCGGCGATCTCATTTGCTATTTTTAATATTGTTTATCATCAAGCATACGCTTTTGCAGCTTTAGAACTTATTTTTGCTGCTTTTTCATTTGATGTTTTCTGGAATAACAGTAGAAAGAATAATTACAGTGTTAATAAACTCTATTTTTACCTACTATTTTTGGCTTTTCTGATCGTTTTTGGTACCTATAGCTTTCCATTAATCGATGCATTGTTCGTTTGGGCCTTCTCTTTCCCCATTATCTCCTATCTGCTTCTTGGAAAACGACTCGCTTTTCGAGTATCACTGTTTGTTTTCATCTCCATCGGTTTGATTCTTTTCTATAAATTAACCTTCCTTAGAGAGTTTGATATTGAACCTGTAATGATCAACTTTCTCTTCTGCTATACCTGTATCTGGACGGTGTCACACTATTATGAACTCAGTAGAGCAAGTGCCCATGACTCATTAATTAAGCTGGCTCACAGTGATTCGCTGACCAAAACTAATAACCGTTTAGCATTTTCTGAGGGATTTAATGACCATCAAGGAGAATATCTGTTGTTACTCGATCTTGATCACTTTAAATCTATCAATGATACCTATGGCCACGACATTGGAGATCTGGTACTGGTATCTGTGGCCAACTGTTTTAAGACTTTGATAGATGAAAGCCAAGTTTTTCGCATTGGCGGTGAAGAGTTTTGTATTTGGTTAGGTACGAGTGATCTAGAAGGTGCACTCGAACATTCTGAGAAGATAAGAAGGAGTGTCGCTCAACAGTCAATCGAATGCGATGAACAAAAGATTTCTATTACCGTTAGCGGTGGCTTAGCTCAGCATCAACCTCAAATGCTGCAATCTGAATTGTTAAAAATGGCCGATAATCGTCTGTACTGTGCCAAAAGTCACGGGAGGAACCTGATAGTCCATAAAGATGAAATGGAGGTGAGTAACCTTGTTTTGGTAAACTGA